One genomic window of Pelmatolapia mariae isolate MD_Pm_ZW linkage group LG5, Pm_UMD_F_2, whole genome shotgun sequence includes the following:
- the tfeb gene encoding transcription factor EB isoform X1, which translates to MASRIGLRMQLMRDQLQQEEQRERQQLQQQQNAALQYMQNHMAGPPAPTPAISTPQHYQSMQVPMEVLKVQTHLENPTDYHIRQSRRQQVKEYLSTTYATKQAVNAVAGLIPPSPPTNMGPAGGSASAPPPLQSPHMRTEHLMSGNSAPNSPMAMLNIGSSHEKEMDEVIDNIISMQSNDEYFQSFTDAVQMSNTLPLSSSHLDVYAGPGMKGPAIAMTSNSCPANLTIKRELSDTEARALAKERQKKDNHNLIERRRRFNINDRIKELGTMIPKTNDLDVRWNKGTILRASVEYIKRMQKDVQRTREVENNFKRMEMANKQLLLRIQELEMQARLHGLPSNSPSGLNTGDIMGSYIKQETSLEENHSHPQAQAHHQPLHLPHNQAHPQAQQHQFLSHTHFHPQGQAQPESRQLPPLPQHLQPQPPIQYPAVGSSQHFDFAQSLDLCDGISGFSDGMSGLGDLGGLDVQARRGDLGFLMMDEPLSPMGGDPLLSAMSPEASVDSSRRSSFSIEDGDIM; encoded by the exons ATGGCCTCACGCATTGGCTTGCGGATGCAG ctgATGCGAGACCAGctgcagcaggaggagcagCGTGAGCGGCAgcagctacagcagcagcagaatgcAGCCCTGCAGTACATGCAGAACCACATGGCTGGGCCACCTGCACCCACCCCAGCCATTAGCACTCCACAACATTACCAAAGCATGCAGGTCCCCATGGAGGTTCTGAAG GTACAGACTCACCTTGAAAATCCTACAGACTACCACATCCGTCAGTCTCGAAGACAGCAAGTGAAAGAATACCTGTCAACCACCTATGCTACCAAACAG GCGGTCAATGCAGTAGCGGGGCTAATACCACCCTCGCCTCCTACAAACATGGGACCTGCAGGGGGTTCAGCATCTGCACCCCCACCTCTCCAGTCCCCACACATGCGCACCGAGCATCTTATGTCTGGCAACAGTGCCCCCAACAGCCCGATGGCCATGCTCAACATTGGTTCCAGCCACGAGAAAGAG atgGATGAGGTCATTGATAACATCATCAGTATGCAGTCCAATGATGAGTATTTTCAAAGTTTCACTGATGCTGTCCAAATGTCAAACACA CTCCCTCTTTCAAGCAGTCACCTAGATGTGTATGCAGGTCCTGGCATGAAGGGTCCAGCCATTGCTATGACCAGCAACTCCTGTCCTGCCAATCTGACCATCAAGCGAGAACTCTCAG ACACAGAAGCCCGTGCGCTGGCCaaggagagacagaaaaaagacaACCACAATCTGA TTGAAAGGAGGAGGAGATTCAACATTAATGATCGCATTAAAGAGCTGGGCACCATGATCCCCAAAACCAATGACCT TGATGTGCGCTGGAACAAAGGCACTATATTGCGGGCATCTGTAGAGTACATCAAACGTATGCAAAAGGATGTACAGAGGACAAGAGAAGTAGAGAACAACTTCAAAAGGATGGAGATGGCCAACAAGCAGCTGTTGCTGCGCATCCAG GAGTTGGAGATGCAGGCTCGTCTGCATGGCCTGCCCAGCAACTCTCCCTCTGGCCTGAACACGGGTGACATTATGGGTTCTTATATTAAACAAGAGACCAGCCTAGAGGAGAACCATTCTCACCCCCAGGCACAAGCACATCACCAGCCCCTGCATCTACCCCATAACCAGGCTCATCCCCAGGCCCAGCAGCACCAGTTCCTCTCCCACACACACTTCCACCCTCAGGGCCAGGCCCAGCCCGAATCCAGGCAGCTGCCACCACTCCCACAGCATCTCCAGCCTCAGCCTCCCATTCAGTACCCAGCTGTGGGCAGCTCCCAGCACTTTGACTTTGCCCAGTCGCTGGACTTGTGCGATGGGATATCAGGGTTTTCAGATGGCATGTCTGGGCTGGGTGACCTGGGTGGACTTGACGTCCAGGCGAGGAGAGGTGACCTAGGTTTCCTTATGATGGACGAGCCTTTGTCCCCTATGGGTGGAGACCCGCTGCTCTCAGCGATGTCCCCTGAAGCATCTGTCGACTCCAGCCGCAGATCCAGCTTCAGCATAGAGGATGGAGACATAATGTAG
- the tfeb gene encoding transcription factor EB isoform X2 — protein MASRIGLRMQLMRDQLQQEEQRERQQLQQQQNAALQYMQNHMAGPPAPTPAISTPQHYQSMQVPMEVLKVQTHLENPTDYHIRQSRRQQVKEYLSTTYATKQAVNAVAGLIPPSPPTNMGPAGGSASAPPPLQSPHMRTEHLMSGNSAPNSPMAMLNIGSSHEKEMDEVIDNIISMQSNDEYFQSFTDAVQMSNTLPLSSSHLDVYAGPGMKGPAIAMTSNSCPANLTIKRELSEARALAKERQKKDNHNLIERRRRFNINDRIKELGTMIPKTNDLDVRWNKGTILRASVEYIKRMQKDVQRTREVENNFKRMEMANKQLLLRIQELEMQARLHGLPSNSPSGLNTGDIMGSYIKQETSLEENHSHPQAQAHHQPLHLPHNQAHPQAQQHQFLSHTHFHPQGQAQPESRQLPPLPQHLQPQPPIQYPAVGSSQHFDFAQSLDLCDGISGFSDGMSGLGDLGGLDVQARRGDLGFLMMDEPLSPMGGDPLLSAMSPEASVDSSRRSSFSIEDGDIM, from the exons ATGGCCTCACGCATTGGCTTGCGGATGCAG ctgATGCGAGACCAGctgcagcaggaggagcagCGTGAGCGGCAgcagctacagcagcagcagaatgcAGCCCTGCAGTACATGCAGAACCACATGGCTGGGCCACCTGCACCCACCCCAGCCATTAGCACTCCACAACATTACCAAAGCATGCAGGTCCCCATGGAGGTTCTGAAG GTACAGACTCACCTTGAAAATCCTACAGACTACCACATCCGTCAGTCTCGAAGACAGCAAGTGAAAGAATACCTGTCAACCACCTATGCTACCAAACAG GCGGTCAATGCAGTAGCGGGGCTAATACCACCCTCGCCTCCTACAAACATGGGACCTGCAGGGGGTTCAGCATCTGCACCCCCACCTCTCCAGTCCCCACACATGCGCACCGAGCATCTTATGTCTGGCAACAGTGCCCCCAACAGCCCGATGGCCATGCTCAACATTGGTTCCAGCCACGAGAAAGAG atgGATGAGGTCATTGATAACATCATCAGTATGCAGTCCAATGATGAGTATTTTCAAAGTTTCACTGATGCTGTCCAAATGTCAAACACA CTCCCTCTTTCAAGCAGTCACCTAGATGTGTATGCAGGTCCTGGCATGAAGGGTCCAGCCATTGCTATGACCAGCAACTCCTGTCCTGCCAATCTGACCATCAAGCGAGAACTCTCAG AAGCCCGTGCGCTGGCCaaggagagacagaaaaaagacaACCACAATCTGA TTGAAAGGAGGAGGAGATTCAACATTAATGATCGCATTAAAGAGCTGGGCACCATGATCCCCAAAACCAATGACCT TGATGTGCGCTGGAACAAAGGCACTATATTGCGGGCATCTGTAGAGTACATCAAACGTATGCAAAAGGATGTACAGAGGACAAGAGAAGTAGAGAACAACTTCAAAAGGATGGAGATGGCCAACAAGCAGCTGTTGCTGCGCATCCAG GAGTTGGAGATGCAGGCTCGTCTGCATGGCCTGCCCAGCAACTCTCCCTCTGGCCTGAACACGGGTGACATTATGGGTTCTTATATTAAACAAGAGACCAGCCTAGAGGAGAACCATTCTCACCCCCAGGCACAAGCACATCACCAGCCCCTGCATCTACCCCATAACCAGGCTCATCCCCAGGCCCAGCAGCACCAGTTCCTCTCCCACACACACTTCCACCCTCAGGGCCAGGCCCAGCCCGAATCCAGGCAGCTGCCACCACTCCCACAGCATCTCCAGCCTCAGCCTCCCATTCAGTACCCAGCTGTGGGCAGCTCCCAGCACTTTGACTTTGCCCAGTCGCTGGACTTGTGCGATGGGATATCAGGGTTTTCAGATGGCATGTCTGGGCTGGGTGACCTGGGTGGACTTGACGTCCAGGCGAGGAGAGGTGACCTAGGTTTCCTTATGATGGACGAGCCTTTGTCCCCTATGGGTGGAGACCCGCTGCTCTCAGCGATGTCCCCTGAAGCATCTGTCGACTCCAGCCGCAGATCCAGCTTCAGCATAGAGGATGGAGACATAATGTAG
- the tmem183a gene encoding transmembrane protein 183A isoform X1, with protein sequence MPKKGNRKRLKFKAGDVCSESVTVADYADADPAVVKSGRVKKAVVNAIEKEVKLLCGLEASQGAVEEVLSSAVSVKADALGSSDEQDPEEDGENETKVSRKKKNKRRKENSESSDGVDYPVDIWLVLSSYIRPEDVCRFALICRNAWTVTCTAAFWTRLYRRHYRIDVELPLRLQPVSIEKMRFLRACVIRSLFHLYEPFTLRVSKIPPLPESTPTTLLNSKCLLFWVKKVSGTRSETLWEFNFKFLKQQGNGRNGCAKSLRMPRQYEDVHMNPDSDCYVLQVTTLNFIFTPVVMGMTLSLFTVNISTDMRHHRVRLVFQDSPLQRGKKGADQGGTQVVLDPVHSVKLMDWWHPQYPSLVYS encoded by the exons ATGCCCAAGAAAGGGAACCGAAAACGGCTGAAATTTAAGGCCGGGGACGTTTGTTCGGAATCAG TCACTGTAGCTGATTATGCTGATGCCGACCCAGCCGTTGTGAAGTCGGGGAGGGTGAAAAAGGCTGTTGTAAATGCGATTGAAAAAGAAG tgaaATTACTCTGCGGCCTGGAAGCATCGCAGGGTGCTGTAGAGGAAGTCCTCTCCTCCGCAGTAAGCGTCAAAGCAGACGCTTTGGGCAGTAGCGACGAGCAGGACCCTGAAGAAGATGGAGAAAACGAAACTAAAGTGTCCCgcaaaaagaagaacaagaggAGAAAGG AAAACAGTGAGAGCAGTGATGGTGTAGATTATCCGGTGGACATTTGGTTGGTGCTCTCCTCCTATATTCGGCCTGAGGATGTGTGCAGATTTGCTCTAATTTGTAGGAATGCCTGGACGGTCACTTGCACTGCAGCTTTTTGGACTAGGCTCTACAGGAG acaCTACAGGATTGATGTGGAGCTGCCACTTCGCCTCCAGCCTGTCTCTATTGAGAAGATGCGTTTCTTACGGGCTTGTGTGATTCGCTCCCTTTTCCATTTATATGAGCCGTTCACCTTGCGCGTGTCAAAGATTCCTCCACTGCCAGAATCCACACCCACTACCTTACTCAACTCCAAG tgtttacttTTCTGGGTCAAAAAGGTGTCGGGGACTCGATCTGAAACGTTGTGGGAGTTCAACTTTAAATTTTTAAAGCAG CAGGGAAACGGTAGGAATGGTTGTGCCAAGTCCTTGCGTATGCCTAGACAGTACGAAGATGTTCACATGAATCCAGACTCTGACTGCTATGTGCTTCAGGTCACCACCCTCAACTTCATCTTCACCCCAGTAGTCATGGGCATGACGCTGAGCCTG TTCACAGTAAATATAAGCACAGACATGCGCCACCACCGCGTTCGGCTTGTGTTCCAAGACTCGCCACTCCAACGGGGGAAGAAAGGAGCGGATCAAGGTGGGACCCAGGTGGTGTTGGATCCTGTACACAGTGTGAAGCTCATGGACTGGTGGCATCCACAGTACCCCTCCTTAGTCTACTCATGA
- the tmem183a gene encoding transmembrane protein 183A isoform X2 yields MPKKGNRKRLKFKAGDVCSESVTVADYADADPAVVKSGRVKKAVVNAIEKEVKLLCGLEASQGAVEEVLSSAVSVKADALGSSDEQDPEEDGENETKVSRKKKNKRRKENSESSDGVDYPVDIWLVLSSYIRPEDVCRFALICRNAWTVTCTAAFWTRLYRRHYRIDVELPLRLQPVSIEKMRFLRACVIRSLFHLYEPFTLRVSKIPPLPESTPTTLLNSKCLLFWVKKVSGTRSETLWEFNFKFLKQGNGRNGCAKSLRMPRQYEDVHMNPDSDCYVLQVTTLNFIFTPVVMGMTLSLFTVNISTDMRHHRVRLVFQDSPLQRGKKGADQGGTQVVLDPVHSVKLMDWWHPQYPSLVYS; encoded by the exons ATGCCCAAGAAAGGGAACCGAAAACGGCTGAAATTTAAGGCCGGGGACGTTTGTTCGGAATCAG TCACTGTAGCTGATTATGCTGATGCCGACCCAGCCGTTGTGAAGTCGGGGAGGGTGAAAAAGGCTGTTGTAAATGCGATTGAAAAAGAAG tgaaATTACTCTGCGGCCTGGAAGCATCGCAGGGTGCTGTAGAGGAAGTCCTCTCCTCCGCAGTAAGCGTCAAAGCAGACGCTTTGGGCAGTAGCGACGAGCAGGACCCTGAAGAAGATGGAGAAAACGAAACTAAAGTGTCCCgcaaaaagaagaacaagaggAGAAAGG AAAACAGTGAGAGCAGTGATGGTGTAGATTATCCGGTGGACATTTGGTTGGTGCTCTCCTCCTATATTCGGCCTGAGGATGTGTGCAGATTTGCTCTAATTTGTAGGAATGCCTGGACGGTCACTTGCACTGCAGCTTTTTGGACTAGGCTCTACAGGAG acaCTACAGGATTGATGTGGAGCTGCCACTTCGCCTCCAGCCTGTCTCTATTGAGAAGATGCGTTTCTTACGGGCTTGTGTGATTCGCTCCCTTTTCCATTTATATGAGCCGTTCACCTTGCGCGTGTCAAAGATTCCTCCACTGCCAGAATCCACACCCACTACCTTACTCAACTCCAAG tgtttacttTTCTGGGTCAAAAAGGTGTCGGGGACTCGATCTGAAACGTTGTGGGAGTTCAACTTTAAATTTTTAAAGCAG GGAAACGGTAGGAATGGTTGTGCCAAGTCCTTGCGTATGCCTAGACAGTACGAAGATGTTCACATGAATCCAGACTCTGACTGCTATGTGCTTCAGGTCACCACCCTCAACTTCATCTTCACCCCAGTAGTCATGGGCATGACGCTGAGCCTG TTCACAGTAAATATAAGCACAGACATGCGCCACCACCGCGTTCGGCTTGTGTTCCAAGACTCGCCACTCCAACGGGGGAAGAAAGGAGCGGATCAAGGTGGGACCCAGGTGGTGTTGGATCCTGTACACAGTGTGAAGCTCATGGACTGGTGGCATCCACAGTACCCCTCCTTAGTCTACTCATGA